From one Streptomyces sp. R41 genomic stretch:
- a CDS encoding aromatic amino acid ammonia-lyase, translated as MSSQDVDTPSAVSAGLVVLDGVGTGVDDIVRLADGAARPVPGTEAMKRVEESWDAARQIAATGRVYGRSTGVGANRNEDVPTEAAAEHGLRLLRSHAGAIGEELPARQVRAMLAVRANQLLAGGAGLRPTVVTALCEALESGAYPVVNEFGSVGTGDIAALAQLGLALVGEHPWRRPEGGHSIEDLVLEGGRSPQDLAPAPQPLDNNDALALISSNALTLGQAALALHELRGLIGATQVVAALSLLAVDGSHEAYAAPVHAARPHHGSVEVARRMRELIGAADRPTPPLGRIQDPYGFRCVPQIHGPAHDAADALEAVLTVEINAAAENPLISPEDMAAYHHGGFYQAQLALALDHFRLAVTQVARLSTSRLSTLNEPAYTRLRPFLADHEPASSGVMILEYAAGAALGDLRAFSAPASLGHAVLSRGVEEQASFASLAARQTLRACGAYRLVVGCELVAAVRALRQRDLRPEPELPVGHALELAESVLEPDQADRPLTDDVTAAAAVLDRFTEIWRGNTS; from the coding sequence ATGTCGTCTCAGGATGTGGATACGCCGAGTGCGGTGTCGGCGGGCCTCGTGGTGCTGGACGGTGTCGGCACCGGCGTGGACGACATCGTCCGCCTCGCCGACGGGGCCGCGCGGCCGGTGCCCGGCACCGAGGCGATGAAGCGGGTCGAGGAGTCCTGGGACGCGGCCCGGCAGATCGCCGCGACCGGCCGCGTCTACGGCCGCTCCACCGGCGTCGGCGCCAACCGGAACGAGGACGTGCCGACCGAGGCCGCCGCCGAGCACGGCCTGCGCCTGCTGCGCAGCCACGCCGGCGCCATCGGCGAGGAACTCCCCGCCCGCCAGGTCCGCGCCATGCTCGCCGTCCGCGCCAACCAGCTCCTGGCCGGCGGAGCGGGGCTGCGGCCCACCGTCGTCACGGCGCTGTGCGAGGCGCTGGAGAGCGGCGCGTATCCCGTCGTGAACGAGTTCGGGTCCGTGGGTACGGGCGACATTGCGGCGCTCGCGCAGCTGGGGCTCGCGCTGGTGGGCGAGCATCCCTGGCGGCGGCCGGAGGGCGGACACTCCATCGAGGACCTCGTCCTGGAGGGCGGGCGCTCCCCGCAGGATCTCGCCCCCGCTCCCCAGCCCCTGGACAACAACGACGCCCTCGCGCTCATCAGCAGCAACGCGCTCACGCTCGGACAGGCCGCGCTCGCGCTGCACGAGCTGCGCGGGCTGATCGGGGCCACCCAGGTCGTGGCCGCGCTGTCGCTGCTGGCCGTCGACGGGTCGCACGAGGCGTACGCTGCGCCCGTGCACGCCGCCCGCCCGCACCACGGGTCGGTCGAAGTGGCCCGGCGGATGCGGGAGTTGATCGGTGCGGCCGACCGGCCGACGCCGCCGCTCGGCAGGATCCAGGACCCGTACGGCTTCCGGTGCGTCCCGCAGATCCATGGACCCGCGCACGACGCGGCGGACGCGCTGGAGGCGGTCCTCACGGTGGAGATCAACGCCGCCGCCGAGAACCCCCTCATCTCACCCGAGGACATGGCCGCGTACCACCACGGCGGCTTCTACCAGGCCCAACTCGCCCTCGCCCTCGACCACTTCAGGCTCGCCGTCACCCAGGTCGCCCGCCTGTCGACCTCCCGGCTCTCCACCCTGAACGAGCCCGCCTACACCCGGCTGCGCCCCTTCCTCGCCGACCACGAGCCCGCGTCCTCCGGCGTGATGATCCTGGAGTACGCCGCCGGGGCCGCCCTGGGCGACCTGCGGGCCTTCTCCGCGCCCGCCTCGCTCGGGCACGCTGTACTCTCCCGGGGCGTCGAGGAGCAGGCGAGCTTCGCCTCGCTCGCGGCACGTCAGACACTGCGGGCGTGCGGTGCGTACCGTCTCGTCGTCGGCTGTGAACTGGTCGCCGCCGTACGGGCGCTGCGCCAGCGCGACCTGCGGCCCGAGCCGGAGCTGCCGGTGGGCCACGCGCTGGAGCTGGCCGAGTCGGTGCTCGAACCGGACCAGGCCGACCGGCCGCTCACGGACGATGTGACGGCG
- a CDS encoding ABC transporter ATP-binding protein — translation MIQFDTVHKRFPNGTTAVHDLSLEMPEGGVTVLVGSSGCGKTTTLRMINRMVDPTSGTIRVGGKDVLEQDAAELRRSIGYVIQQSGLFPHRTVLDNIATVPLLLGWGRKKARARAAELLETVGLAADAGKRYPHQLSGGQQQRVGVARALAADPPVLLMDEPFGAVDPVVRTQLQDELLRLQKELSKTIVFVTHDIDEAVRLGDQIAIFRTGGHLVQCATPAELLAHPADDFVADFLGAERGLKLLSLKSLADLPQGPAPEGGAWTLVLDEARKPLHWASKSSTSTELPVRPLRDTDSLLAALNESIASPTGLIARVDAAGVLTGVSSRDDIHEHAGRAHTEASVPA, via the coding sequence ATGATCCAGTTCGACACGGTCCACAAGCGCTTCCCCAACGGCACCACCGCAGTCCACGACCTCTCCCTGGAGATGCCGGAGGGCGGTGTGACCGTCCTCGTCGGATCTTCCGGTTGCGGTAAGACGACCACCCTTCGGATGATCAACCGGATGGTCGATCCGACCTCCGGAACCATCCGCGTCGGCGGCAAGGACGTCCTGGAGCAGGACGCCGCCGAGCTGCGCCGGTCCATCGGTTACGTCATCCAGCAGTCGGGGCTCTTCCCGCACCGCACGGTGCTCGACAACATCGCCACCGTGCCGCTGCTCCTCGGCTGGGGCCGCAAGAAGGCGCGGGCCAGGGCGGCCGAGCTCCTGGAGACCGTCGGCCTCGCCGCCGACGCGGGCAAGCGGTACCCGCACCAGCTCTCCGGCGGGCAGCAGCAGCGCGTCGGCGTCGCCCGCGCGCTCGCAGCCGACCCGCCCGTCCTGCTCATGGACGAGCCCTTCGGCGCGGTCGACCCGGTCGTGCGCACCCAGCTCCAGGACGAACTGCTGCGGCTCCAGAAGGAGTTGAGCAAGACCATCGTCTTCGTCACGCACGACATCGACGAGGCGGTCCGGCTGGGCGACCAGATCGCGATCTTCCGCACGGGCGGCCATCTGGTGCAGTGCGCGACGCCCGCGGAGCTGCTGGCCCACCCGGCGGACGACTTCGTGGCGGACTTCCTCGGCGCCGAGCGCGGCCTCAAGCTGCTCTCGCTGAAGTCCCTCGCGGATCTGCCGCAGGGCCCGGCCCCGGAGGGCGGCGCCTGGACCCTCGTACTCGACGAGGCCCGCAAGCCGCTGCACTGGGCGTCGAAGTCCTCGACGAGCACAGAACTCCCGGTACGGCCGCTGAGGGACACCGACTCCCTGCTGGCGGCCCTCAACGAGTCGATCGCCTCGCCCACCGGCCTGATAGCCCGCGTCGACGCGGCCGGAGTGCTCACCGGAGTCTCGTCGCGGGACGACATCCACGAGCACGCGGGCCGCGCCCACACGGAAGCGAGCGTGCCCGCATGA
- a CDS encoding ABC transporter permease, with protein sequence MTIDWSWIGDHTDDLTTLTFSHLQAALAAVFFGLLISLPLAVVAHRVRPLRGFLLGLSNVLFTIPSIAIFVLLLPVSGLTRTTTVIGLTIYSLVVLLRNTVEGLDSVPAKTKEAAKAMGTRPLRTLLTVELPLALPVIMAGVRIATVMSISLVSVATYIGDGGLGQLFTDGFQRNFPTPVIAGVVLTLLLALVADALLVAIQYVLTPWTRRRA encoded by the coding sequence ATGACCATCGACTGGTCGTGGATAGGCGACCACACGGACGACCTCACCACGCTCACCTTCTCCCACCTCCAGGCCGCCCTCGCGGCAGTCTTCTTCGGCCTGCTGATCTCCCTCCCGCTGGCCGTCGTCGCCCACCGGGTCCGCCCCCTGCGCGGCTTCCTGCTCGGCCTCTCGAACGTCCTGTTCACGATCCCGTCGATCGCGATCTTCGTCCTCCTGCTGCCGGTGTCCGGCCTGACCCGCACCACCACGGTCATCGGCCTGACGATCTACTCCCTGGTCGTCCTCCTGCGGAACACGGTCGAGGGCCTCGACTCGGTCCCGGCCAAGACGAAGGAAGCCGCGAAGGCGATGGGCACGCGCCCCCTGCGCACCCTCCTGACCGTCGAACTCCCCCTCGCCCTCCCGGTGATCATGGCGGGAGTCCGGATCGCGACGGTCATGTCGATCTCCCTGGTCTCCGTGGCGACCTACATCGGCGACGGCGGCCTCGGCCAGCTCTTCACCGACGGCTTCCAGCGCAACTTCCCGACCCCGGTCATCGCCGGCGTCGTACTGACCCTGCTCCTTGCCCTGGTCGCGGACGCGCTGCTGGTCGCGATCCAGTACGTACTCACCCCGTGGACGAGGCGGCGAGCCTGA
- a CDS encoding ABC transporter permease, giving the protein MYELFKNLGSWLISGDQWSGTDGIAHRMAEHLEYSLFATLIAAAIALPLGLLIGHTGKGAFLAINLSSFGRALPTVGLVVLVFLVSGLSLWSVYVALVVLAVPAIVTNTYAGMSAVDPEVKDAARGQGMRGHQVLFQVEIPLALPLIMTGLRLSLIQVVSTATIAAYVSFGGLGRYVFDGLAQRDLVQVLGGAALVAIVAVVLDLALAGLQRYLFRHRRTAAH; this is encoded by the coding sequence ATGTACGAACTCTTCAAGAACCTCGGCAGCTGGCTGATCAGCGGCGACCAGTGGTCCGGCACGGACGGCATAGCGCACCGCATGGCCGAGCACCTGGAGTACTCCCTCTTCGCCACGCTCATAGCGGCCGCCATCGCGCTCCCGCTGGGCCTGCTGATCGGCCACACCGGCAAGGGCGCGTTCCTGGCCATCAACCTCTCGTCCTTCGGCCGCGCGCTCCCCACGGTCGGCCTGGTGGTCCTGGTCTTCCTGGTCAGCGGCCTGTCCCTGTGGTCGGTGTACGTGGCCCTCGTCGTCCTCGCCGTACCGGCCATCGTCACCAACACGTACGCGGGCATGAGCGCGGTGGACCCGGAGGTGAAGGACGCGGCGCGAGGCCAGGGCATGCGAGGCCATCAGGTCCTCTTCCAGGTGGAGATCCCGCTGGCCCTCCCCTTGATCATGACGGGCCTGCGCCTCTCCCTGATCCAGGTGGTGTCCACCGCCACGATCGCCGCGTACGTCAGCTTCGGCGGCCTCGGCCGGTACGTCTTCGACGGCCTGGCCCAGCGCGACCTCGTCCAGGTCCTCGGCGGCGCGGCCCTCGTCGCGATCGTCGCCGTCGTACTCGACCTGGCGCTGGCCGGACTCCAGCGCTATCTGTTCCGCCACCGCCGTACCGCAGCCCACTGA